Proteins from a genomic interval of Lelliottia amnigena:
- the rbn gene encoding ribonuclease Z, translating to MELIFLGTSAGVPTRSRNVTAILLDLQHPTRAGLWLFDCGEGTQHQLLHTPYHPGKLDKIFITHLHGDHVFGLPGLLCSRSMAGNVNPLTLYGPAGIREFTETALRLSGSWTDYPLEIVEVNEGVVFEDEHYTVTAGALNHPVECYGYRIEEHDKPGALDAAALIADGVKPGPLFQRLKHGDMVTLEDGRIVNGQDYLSAPQPGKTLVIFGDTAPCPAALALARHADVIVHEATLEAAMEEKANRRGHSSTRQAAQLARDASAGKLLVTHVSSRYDAQGCELLLKECQEVFPECELAQDFMQVYV from the coding sequence ATGGAACTGATTTTTCTCGGCACGTCTGCGGGCGTGCCAACCCGCTCGCGAAACGTGACGGCAATACTGCTGGATTTGCAGCATCCCACGCGCGCTGGCCTGTGGCTTTTTGATTGCGGTGAAGGGACACAGCATCAGCTGTTACATACGCCTTATCATCCCGGTAAGCTCGATAAAATTTTTATCACCCATTTGCATGGCGATCACGTGTTTGGTTTGCCTGGATTGTTATGCAGCCGCTCAATGGCCGGAAACGTCAATCCGCTGACCCTCTACGGCCCTGCGGGGATTCGCGAGTTTACAGAAACCGCGTTGCGTTTGAGCGGTTCATGGACTGATTACCCGCTTGAGATCGTTGAAGTGAACGAAGGCGTGGTGTTTGAAGATGAGCATTATACCGTGACCGCAGGCGCGCTAAATCACCCAGTGGAATGCTACGGGTATCGCATTGAAGAGCACGACAAACCCGGGGCGCTGGATGCCGCAGCGCTGATCGCCGATGGCGTAAAGCCTGGTCCGCTTTTCCAGCGGCTGAAGCACGGCGACATGGTGACACTGGAGGACGGGCGTATTGTGAACGGTCAGGATTATCTTTCCGCGCCACAGCCGGGTAAAACGCTGGTGATTTTTGGTGATACGGCCCCCTGCCCTGCGGCGCTTGCGCTGGCCAGACATGCTGATGTGATCGTCCATGAAGCGACGCTCGAAGCGGCGATGGAGGAGAAGGCAAACCGTCGCGGTCACAGCTCCACGCGTCAGGCCGCTCAGCTTGCCCGAGACGCCTCTGCGGGTAAACTGCTCGTCACGCATGTCAGTTCGCGCTACGACGCACAGGGTTGCGAATTATTGCTGAAAGAGTGCCAGGAGGTGTTCCCGGAATGCGAACTGGCGCAAGATTTCATGCAGGTTTACGTTTAG
- the cheV gene encoding response regulator receiver modulated CheW protein: protein MDNFQKDIDDRANLTLSNRFELLLFRLGTSLNENKSELFGINVFKLREIVPMPEFTKPAGMKSPLMGMVNIRDQVIPVIDLAAVAGCKPATGLNILLITEYARSVQAFAVESVENIMRLDWKQVHAATAVSGRYITSIACLDENTDTNDLAMVLDVEQILYDITPSNHDLHATNLNTTKFNIKPGAVAIVAEDSKVARSMLEKGLEAMNIPAEMHITGKEAWEKIGVLAAQAQAEGVPITDKISLVLTDLEMPEMDGFTLTRKIKTDEILKHIPVVIHSSLSGNANEDHIRKVKADGYVAKFELNELSAVIEEVLDRSAKKIDGPLISRRG, encoded by the coding sequence ATGGATAATTTCCAGAAAGATATTGATGACAGGGCGAATCTCACCCTGTCAAACCGATTCGAACTTTTACTGTTCCGTCTTGGTACGTCGTTGAATGAAAATAAGTCTGAGCTGTTTGGCATTAACGTTTTCAAACTGCGCGAAATTGTTCCTATGCCTGAATTCACTAAACCTGCGGGCATGAAATCGCCGCTGATGGGAATGGTGAATATTCGCGATCAGGTGATTCCAGTTATCGATTTGGCGGCCGTGGCGGGTTGTAAACCGGCTACCGGACTGAATATTCTGCTCATTACCGAATACGCGCGCAGCGTGCAGGCGTTTGCTGTGGAATCCGTTGAGAACATTATGCGTCTCGACTGGAAACAAGTTCATGCTGCAACGGCCGTCAGCGGCCGCTACATCACCAGCATCGCGTGTCTTGATGAAAATACGGATACGAACGATCTGGCAATGGTGCTCGACGTTGAGCAGATCCTGTATGACATCACGCCATCCAATCACGATCTGCATGCAACTAACCTGAATACAACCAAATTCAATATCAAGCCAGGCGCTGTGGCAATTGTTGCGGAAGATTCGAAAGTCGCGCGTTCTATGCTGGAAAAAGGGCTGGAAGCGATGAACATTCCTGCCGAAATGCACATCACTGGTAAAGAAGCGTGGGAAAAAATTGGCGTACTGGCCGCGCAAGCGCAGGCAGAAGGCGTCCCGATCACCGATAAAATTTCACTGGTCTTAACCGACCTTGAGATGCCGGAGATGGATGGTTTCACGCTGACGCGCAAAATCAAAACCGATGAAATTCTCAAACACATCCCGGTGGTGATCCACTCTTCCCTTTCTGGAAACGCCAACGAAGATCATATTCGTAAGGTAAAAGCAGATGGCTATGTGGCTAAGTTCGAACTGAACGAACTGTCCGCAGTGATTGAAGAAGTGCTGGATCGTTCCGCGAAGAAAATTGACGGTCCGCTGATTAGCCGTCGCGGCTGA
- the nuoN gene encoding NADH dehydrogenase subunit N, with amino-acid sequence MTITPQQLIALLPLLIVGLTVVVVMLSIAWRRNHFLNATLSVLGLNAALVSLWFVGQVGAMDITPLMRVDGFAMLYTGLVLLASLATCTFAYPWLEGYYDNKEEFYLLVLIASLGGILLANANHLAALFLGIELISLPLFGLIGYAYRQKRSLEASIKYTILSAAASSFLLFGIALLYAQSGNLSFVALGKSLGDNMLHEPLLLAGLGMMIVGLGFKLSLVPFHLWTPDVYQGAPAPVSTFLATASKIAIFSVVMRLFLYAPVGDSEAVRVVLGVIAFASIIFGNLMALSQTNIKRLLGYSSISHLGYLMVALIALQNGSMSMETVGVYLAGYLFSSLGAFGVVSLMSSPYRGPDADSLFSYRGLFWHRPILSAVMTVMMLSLAGIPMTLGFIGKFYVLAVGVQAGLWWLTAAVVIGSAIGLYYYLRVAVSLYLSAPQQLNRDAPTNWQYSAGGIVVLISALLVLIFGIYPQPLITLVQHAMPLM; translated from the coding sequence ATGACAATAACTCCACAACAACTGATCGCGCTGCTACCGCTGCTGATCGTCGGATTGACGGTGGTGGTTGTGATGCTCTCCATTGCGTGGCGACGCAATCACTTCCTGAATGCCACGCTGTCGGTTCTGGGTCTGAACGCTGCGTTAGTTTCCCTCTGGTTTGTCGGCCAGGTGGGCGCTATGGATATCACCCCGCTGATGCGTGTTGACGGCTTTGCCATGCTGTACACCGGGCTGGTGCTTCTGGCGAGCCTGGCAACCTGTACTTTTGCGTACCCGTGGCTCGAAGGCTATTACGACAACAAAGAAGAGTTTTATCTGCTGGTCCTGATCGCCTCACTGGGTGGGATTCTGCTGGCAAACGCCAACCATCTGGCGGCGCTGTTCCTCGGTATTGAGCTGATCTCTCTGCCGCTGTTTGGCCTGATTGGCTATGCGTACCGTCAAAAGCGCTCTCTGGAAGCGAGTATCAAGTATACGATTCTGTCTGCTGCGGCCTCGTCCTTCCTGCTGTTTGGTATTGCGCTGCTGTACGCACAGTCCGGTAATCTTTCTTTCGTCGCACTGGGCAAGAGTCTTGGCGACAACATGCTGCATGAACCGCTGCTGCTGGCGGGTCTGGGCATGATGATCGTGGGTCTTGGCTTCAAGCTTTCTCTGGTTCCGTTCCACCTGTGGACGCCAGACGTATACCAGGGCGCACCGGCTCCGGTTTCCACCTTCCTGGCGACGGCGAGCAAAATCGCTATCTTCAGCGTGGTGATGCGTCTGTTCCTGTACGCTCCAGTGGGTGACAGTGAAGCCGTACGTGTGGTGCTGGGCGTGATTGCTTTCGCTTCCATCATCTTCGGTAACCTGATGGCGCTGAGCCAGACTAATATCAAGCGTCTGCTCGGCTACTCCTCTATCTCCCATCTGGGCTACCTGATGGTGGCATTGATTGCGTTGCAGAACGGTTCAATGTCAATGGAAACGGTTGGTGTTTATCTGGCAGGTTACCTGTTCAGCAGCCTCGGCGCGTTCGGTGTGGTCAGCCTGATGTCCAGCCCTTACCGTGGCCCGGATGCTGATTCACTGTTCTCCTACCGTGGTCTGTTCTGGCACCGTCCGATTCTGTCTGCGGTTATGACCGTCATGATGCTGTCTCTGGCCGGTATTCCGATGACGCTGGGCTTTATCGGTAAATTCTACGTGCTGGCAGTCGGTGTACAGGCTGGTCTGTGGTGGCTGACCGCTGCGGTAGTTATCGGTTCCGCAATTGGTTTGTACTACTACCTGCGTGTAGCGGTCAGCTTGTATCTGAGCGCGCCGCAACAGCTTAACCGCGATGCGCCAACCAACTGGCAGTACAGTGCGGGCGGTATTGTGGTGCTGATTTCTGCACTGCTGGTGCTGATCTTCGGTATCTATCCGCAACCGCTGATCACGCTCGTGCAGCACGCGATGCCGTTGATGTAA
- the nuoM gene encoding NADH dehydrogenase subunit M: MLLPWLILIPFIGGFLCWQTERFGVKMPRWIALITMGLTFLLGLQLWLQGGYSLTQSAGLPQWQSEFILPWIPRFGITIHLAIDGLSLLMVVLTGLLGVLAVLCSWREIEKYQGFFHLNLMWILGGVIGVFLAIDMFLFFFFWEMMLVPMYFLIALWGHKASDGKTRITAATKFFIYTQASGLVMLIAILGLVFVHHNATGVWTFNYEELLKTPMSHGVEYLLMLGFFIAFAVKMPVVPLHGWLPDAHSQAPTAGSVDLAGILLKTAAYGLLRFALPLFPNASAEFAPIAMWLGVIGIFYGAWMAFTQYDIKRLIAYTSVSHMGFVLIAIYTGSQLAYQGAVIQMIAHGLSAAGLFILCGQLYERLHTRDMRMMGGLWSKIKWLPALSMFFAVATLGMPGTGNFVGEFMILFGSFKVVPVITVVSTFGLVFASVYSLAMLHRAYFGKAKSEIAAQELPGMSLRELSIVLLLVVLLVLLGLYPQPILDTSHSAMGNIQQWFVNSASTTRP; encoded by the coding sequence ATGTTATTGCCTTGGTTGATATTAATTCCCTTCATTGGTGGATTCCTGTGCTGGCAGACTGAACGCTTTGGCGTGAAGATGCCGCGCTGGATTGCGCTGATCACCATGGGATTGACGTTTCTGCTTGGCCTGCAACTTTGGTTGCAGGGCGGCTATTCTTTGACCCAGTCTGCGGGCCTTCCGCAGTGGCAATCTGAATTTATCCTGCCGTGGATCCCACGTTTTGGCATCACAATCCATTTGGCAATCGACGGTCTGTCGCTGCTGATGGTGGTGCTGACGGGTCTGCTCGGTGTTCTGGCGGTACTGTGCTCCTGGCGAGAAATCGAAAAATACCAGGGCTTTTTCCACCTGAACCTGATGTGGATTTTGGGCGGCGTCATCGGCGTGTTCCTGGCCATCGACATGTTCCTGTTCTTCTTCTTCTGGGAAATGATGCTGGTGCCGATGTACTTCCTGATCGCGCTGTGGGGCCACAAGGCATCCGACGGTAAAACGCGTATCACGGCGGCAACCAAGTTCTTCATCTACACCCAGGCGAGTGGTCTGGTGATGTTGATTGCGATCCTGGGACTGGTCTTTGTGCATCACAATGCGACCGGCGTCTGGACCTTCAACTATGAAGAGTTGCTGAAAACGCCAATGTCGCACGGTGTTGAATATCTGCTGATGCTCGGTTTCTTCATCGCGTTTGCGGTGAAAATGCCGGTTGTTCCGCTGCACGGTTGGCTGCCAGATGCACACTCCCAGGCACCAACGGCGGGTTCTGTTGACCTGGCGGGGATTTTGCTGAAAACCGCGGCCTACGGTCTGCTGCGTTTCGCACTGCCGCTGTTCCCGAACGCTTCTGCTGAGTTCGCCCCGATCGCGATGTGGCTGGGTGTTATCGGTATCTTCTACGGCGCATGGATGGCTTTCACGCAGTACGACATCAAACGTCTTATCGCGTACACCTCCGTTTCCCACATGGGCTTCGTACTGATTGCGATCTACACCGGCAGCCAGCTTGCGTACCAGGGGGCGGTTATCCAAATGATCGCGCACGGTTTGTCTGCGGCAGGTCTGTTCATTCTGTGCGGTCAGCTGTACGAACGTCTGCATACCCGCGACATGCGCATGATGGGCGGTCTGTGGAGCAAAATTAAATGGTTGCCAGCGCTGTCCATGTTCTTCGCGGTTGCGACGCTGGGTATGCCGGGCACCGGTAACTTTGTCGGCGAATTCATGATTCTGTTCGGCAGCTTCAAAGTGGTTCCGGTTATTACTGTTGTCTCCACTTTCGGCCTGGTCTTCGCGTCCGTGTACTCGCTGGCGATGCTGCACCGCGCTTACTTCGGTAAAGCGAAGAGTGAAATCGCGGCGCAAGAGCTGCCGGGGATGTCGCTGCGCGAGCTGTCCATCGTTCTGTTACTGGTCGTACTGCTGGTGCTGCTGGGCTTATATCCGCAGCCAATTCTGGATACTTCGCATTCCGCGATGGGTAACATCCAGCAGTGGTTTGTTAATTCTGCTTCTACTACAAGGCCGTAA
- the nuoL_1 gene encoding NADH dehydrogenase subunit L — translation MKAFVVTRVGDVFLAFALFILYNELGTLNFREMVELAPAHFEAGNNMLTWATLMLLGGAVGKSAQLPLQTWLADAMAGPTPVSALIHAATMVTAGVYLIARTHGLFLMTPEILHLVGIVGAVTLVMAGFAALVQTDIKRVLAYSTMSQIGYMFLALGVQAWDAAIFHLMTHAFFKALLFLSSGSVILACHHEQNIFKMGGLRKSIPLVYVCFLVGGAALSALPIITAGFFSKDEILAGAMANGHINLMVAGLVGAFMTSLYTFRMIFIVFHGKEQIHAHAGKGITHHLPLIVLLVLSTFVGAMIVPPLQGVLPDTTELEHGRVLTLEITSGAVAIAGILIAAWLWLGKRTLVTSIANSAPGRLLSTLWYNAWGFDWLYDKIFVKPFLGIAWLLKRDPMNSMMNIPAILSRFAGKGLLLSENGYLRWYVASMSIGAVVVLALLMVLR, via the coding sequence ATGAAAGCGTTCGTCGTGACCCGCGTGGGTGACGTGTTCCTCGCTTTCGCGCTGTTCATCCTTTACAACGAACTGGGCACGCTGAACTTCCGCGAAATGGTGGAACTGGCTCCGGCTCACTTCGAAGCAGGCAACAACATGCTGACGTGGGCGACCCTGATGCTTCTGGGTGGTGCTGTGGGTAAATCCGCGCAGCTGCCGTTGCAGACCTGGCTTGCCGACGCGATGGCCGGTCCAACGCCTGTTTCCGCGCTGATCCACGCTGCAACCATGGTAACCGCGGGTGTTTACCTGATTGCCCGTACACACGGCCTGTTCCTGATGACGCCAGAAATTCTGCATCTGGTCGGTATCGTGGGTGCGGTAACGCTGGTTATGGCGGGCTTTGCCGCGCTGGTTCAGACCGACATCAAACGCGTTCTTGCCTACTCCACCATGAGCCAGATCGGGTATATGTTCCTGGCGCTGGGTGTGCAGGCGTGGGATGCGGCGATTTTCCATCTGATGACGCATGCGTTCTTTAAAGCGCTGCTGTTCCTCTCCTCTGGTTCGGTGATTCTGGCCTGCCACCACGAGCAGAATATCTTCAAGATGGGCGGTCTGCGCAAATCCATTCCACTGGTTTACGTCTGCTTCCTGGTGGGTGGCGCGGCGCTGTCAGCGCTGCCAATCATCACCGCGGGCTTCTTCAGTAAGGACGAAATCCTTGCAGGAGCTATGGCGAATGGTCATATCAATCTGATGGTGGCAGGTCTGGTCGGTGCGTTTATGACCTCCCTGTACACCTTCCGTATGATTTTCATCGTCTTCCACGGCAAAGAACAAATTCACGCGCATGCAGGGAAGGGGATTACCCATCATCTGCCGCTGATTGTGCTGCTGGTGCTGTCTACTTTCGTCGGCGCAATGATTGTTCCGCCATTACAGGGCGTGCTGCCAGATACCACCGAGCTTGAGCACGGCCGCGTTCTGACGCTTGAAATCACCTCGGGTGCGGTCGCTATCGCGGGCATCCTGATTGCTGCATGGCTGTGGCTGGGCAAACGCACTCTGGTGACGTCAATCGCCAACAGTGCGCCAGGGCGTCTGCTGAGTACCCTGTGGTACAACGCATGGGGCTTCGACTGGCTGTACGACAAGATTTTCGTCAAGCCATTCCTGGGTATTGCGTGGCTGCTCAAACGTGACCCGATGAACTCTATGATGAACATCCCGGCGATTCTTTCCCGCTTTGCAGGTAAAGGCCTGCTGTTGAGCGAGAACGGGTATCTGCGCTGGTATGTCGCATCAATGAGCATCGGCGCGGTTGTGGTGCTGGCTCTGCTGATGGTGTTGCGTTGA
- the nuoL_2 gene encoding NADH dehydrogenase subunit L, protein MNMLALTIIFPLIGFLLLAFSRGRWSENLSATVGIGSIGLAALVTAYAGIDFFNNGKQAFSVPLWTWMSVGDFNIGFNLVLDGLSLTMLSVVTGVGFLIHMFASWYMRGEEGYSRFFAYTNLFIASMVILVLGDNLLLMYLGWEGVGAVFLPADRFLLHRSEEWRSGHESVRRDPRG, encoded by the coding sequence ATGAACATGCTTGCCTTAACCATTATTTTTCCTTTGATTGGCTTCTTGCTGCTGGCATTCTCCCGCGGCCGCTGGTCGGAAAATCTGTCCGCAACGGTGGGCATTGGCTCAATCGGCCTTGCTGCGCTGGTCACAGCGTATGCGGGAATTGACTTCTTTAACAACGGCAAGCAGGCCTTCAGCGTACCGCTGTGGACCTGGATGTCGGTCGGTGATTTCAACATCGGTTTCAACCTCGTACTGGATGGTCTGTCATTGACCATGCTGTCGGTGGTGACCGGTGTCGGCTTCCTGATCCACATGTTCGCCTCCTGGTATATGCGCGGTGAAGAGGGATATTCTCGCTTCTTCGCATACACCAACTTGTTTATCGCGAGCATGGTGATTCTGGTACTGGGCGATAATCTGCTGCTGATGTATCTCGGCTGGGAAGGCGTGGGGGCTGTGTTCCTACCTGCTGATCGGTTTCTATTACACCGATCCGAAGAATGGCGCAGCGGCCATGAAAGCGTTCGTCGTGACCCGCGTGGGTGA
- the nuoJ gene encoding NADH dehydrogenase subunit J, with product MEFAFYICGLIAILATLRVITHTNPVHALLYLIISLLAISGVFFALGAHFAGALEIIVYAGAIMVLFVFVVMMLNLGGAEIEQERQWLKPQVWIGPAILSAIMLVVIVYAILGVNDQGIDGTPISAKEVGIALFGPYVLAVELASMLLLAGLVVAFHVGREERAGEVLSNRTDDRAKKKNGGARMIPLTHGLILAAILFVLGLTGLVIRRNLLFMLIGLEIMINASALAFVVAGSYWGQPDGQVMYILAISLAAAEASIGLALLLQLHRRRQNLNIDSVSELRG from the coding sequence ATGGAATTCGCTTTTTATATCTGTGGCCTCATCGCCATCCTGGCCACGCTGCGAGTGATCACGCACACCAACCCGGTGCATGCGCTGCTGTATCTGATCATCTCGCTGCTGGCTATTTCCGGCGTGTTTTTCGCACTTGGCGCGCATTTCGCGGGTGCACTGGAAATCATCGTCTACGCGGGCGCCATTATGGTTCTCTTCGTGTTCGTCGTGATGATGTTGAACCTGGGCGGTGCTGAAATCGAACAGGAACGTCAGTGGCTGAAGCCGCAAGTGTGGATTGGTCCGGCTATTTTGTCGGCCATCATGCTGGTAGTTATCGTTTACGCCATTCTGGGTGTTAACGACCAGGGCATTGACGGTACGCCAATTAGCGCTAAAGAAGTGGGTATTGCGCTGTTCGGCCCGTACGTTCTGGCGGTTGAACTGGCTTCGATGCTGCTGCTGGCGGGTCTGGTTGTGGCATTCCACGTTGGCCGCGAAGAGCGTGCTGGCGAAGTGCTGAGCAACCGCACTGACGATCGCGCGAAAAAGAAAAACGGAGGAGCGCGCATGATTCCTTTAACACATGGACTGATCCTCGCCGCGATTTTATTCGTTCTCGGGCTGACGGGTCTGGTTATCCGCCGTAATCTGCTGTTTATGCTGATCGGTCTGGAAATCATGATTAATGCTTCCGCGCTGGCCTTTGTGGTCGCGGGTAGCTATTGGGGTCAGCCTGATGGGCAGGTTATGTACATTCTCGCCATCAGCCTTGCGGCTGCAGAAGCGAGTATTGGCCTGGCGCTGTTGCTGCAGCTCCATCGTCGCCGCCAGAACCTGAACATCGATTCAGTAAGTGAGTTGCGTGGATGA
- the nuoH gene encoding NADH dehydrogenase subunit H: MSWLTPDLIDILLSILKAIVILLVVVTCGAFMSFGERRLLGLFQNRYGPNRVGWGGSLQLVADMIKMFFKEDWIPKFSDRVIFTLAPMIAFTSLLLAFAIVPVSPTWVVADLNIGILFFLMMAGLAVYAVLFAGWSSNNKYSLLGAMRASAQTLSYEVFLGLSLMGVVAQAGSFNMTDIVNNQADIWNVIPQFFGFVTFAIAGVAVCHRHPFDQPEAEQELADGYHIEYSGMKFGLFFVGEYIGIVTISALMVTLFLVAGTVRSYRRSSGSR; the protein is encoded by the coding sequence ATGAGTTGGTTAACGCCGGATCTTATCGACATTCTGTTAAGCATCCTGAAAGCGATTGTCATTCTGCTGGTGGTGGTCACCTGCGGTGCGTTCATGAGCTTTGGTGAGCGTCGTCTGCTCGGTCTGTTCCAGAACCGTTATGGACCGAATCGTGTTGGCTGGGGTGGTTCACTCCAGCTGGTCGCGGACATGATCAAGATGTTCTTTAAAGAAGACTGGATCCCGAAATTCTCGGACCGCGTCATCTTTACCCTTGCGCCGATGATCGCGTTCACCTCGTTGCTGCTGGCATTCGCCATCGTTCCGGTTAGCCCGACCTGGGTTGTGGCTGACCTGAATATCGGGATTTTATTCTTCCTGATGATGGCTGGCCTTGCGGTGTACGCGGTGCTGTTCGCGGGATGGTCCAGTAATAACAAATACTCGCTGCTGGGTGCGATGCGTGCTTCCGCGCAGACGCTGAGCTACGAAGTGTTCCTCGGACTCTCCCTGATGGGCGTGGTGGCGCAAGCCGGTTCATTCAACATGACCGACATCGTCAACAACCAGGCCGACATCTGGAACGTGATCCCGCAGTTCTTTGGTTTTGTCACCTTTGCTATCGCGGGTGTGGCTGTGTGTCACCGTCACCCATTTGACCAGCCAGAAGCCGAACAGGAACTGGCGGATGGTTACCACATTGAATATTCCGGTATGAAATTCGGTCTGTTCTTCGTGGGCGAATACATCGGTATCGTCACCATTTCCGCGCTGATGGTCACGCTGTTCTTGGTGGCTGGCACGGTCCGTTCTTACCGCCGTTCATCTGGTTCGCGCTGA
- the nuoG_1 gene encoding NADH dehydrogenase subunit G — translation MSQRSPVFQTRMPQPYIKLNPADAAKLGVNAGSQISFSYEGQTISLPLIIAEGLTAGQVGLPMGLPGIAPVLAGARLDNLQEAQA, via the coding sequence ATGTCCCAGCGTTCCCCTGTGTTCCAGACGCGCATGCCGCAGCCATACATCAAGCTCAATCCGGCGGATGCCGCGAAGCTTGGCGTCAATGCGGGCAGCCAAATCTCCTTTAGCTACGAAGGCCAGACAATCAGCTTGCCGCTGATTATCGCCGAAGGTCTGACAGCAGGGCAGGTGGGTCTGCCGATGGGATTACCGGGTATTGCACCGGTCCTGGCGGGCGCGCGTCTTGATAATCTGCAGGAGGCACAAGCATGA